One Helianthus annuus cultivar XRQ/B chromosome 7, HanXRQr2.0-SUNRISE, whole genome shotgun sequence genomic region harbors:
- the LOC110892350 gene encoding uncharacterized protein LOC110892350, with translation MEKVLKRYGATHRLSTAYHPQTSGQVENSNRGIKRILEKTIGNSRIDWSDKLDDALCAFWTAYRTPIGMTPFRLIFGKACHLPVELEHRAYWVLRAVNLDLPAAGKKRFLQIHELEELRDEAYEKSWAYKESTKELHDKHLK, from the coding sequence ATGGAGAAAGTCTTGAAACGTTATGGGGCCACCCATCGGCTTTcaacggcttatcatcctcagaccagCGGGCAGGTGGAGAACTCGAACAGAGGGATTAAGAGAATCTTGGAGAAAACTATCGGAAACAGTCGCATCGACTGGTCTGACAAGTTAGATGACGCGCTGTGTGCTTTTTGGACTGCCTATCGGACACCCATTGGGATGACTCCCTTTAGGTTAATTTTTGGGAAAGCATGCCATCTACCAGTTGAGCTAGAGCATAGAGCCTATTGGGTGTTGAGGGCAGTCAATCTTGACTTGCCGGCTGCAGGGAAGAAGCGGTTTCTTCAGATTCACGAGTTAGAGGAGTTACGTGATGAGGCGTACGAGAAATCATGGGCGTACAAGGAGAGCACCAAGGAGCTACACGATAAACACTTGAAATAG